A genome region from Marinifilum sp. JC120 includes the following:
- a CDS encoding beta-ketoacyl-[acyl-carrier-protein] synthase family protein → MHKVAITGIGAISVLGSDLETIADALMNGRSGIEIDEKRIKLGFESPLTGVIKDFNPKEWLGRKQRKTMPDFAVQAYAAAKQALNQCGLTEEDLHNDESGLIFGCDSSCIAALDQVELLKERGETSLIGSGAVFRSMTSCVTMNLNTLFKTRGAAWTISSACSSGGHAVGQAAGLIAMGQQDRIICGGAQELNWQSMCSFDGLGAFSTGTENPAQASRPFDKNRDGLVPSGGAAAIMLERYDLAKERGADILGTVSGYGFSSDGEHISVPGRNGLARAGAKAIKQTGLTPADIDYICAHATATPAGDGAEAANIKTLFGDSSPRVSSTKSMTGHELWMSGASQVVYTTLMNHYGFTAPNINFTAGDEDTSGLNILTEKDNRPPQKALLNSAGFGGTNSCLVLEF, encoded by the coding sequence TTGCACAAAGTGGCAATCACAGGAATCGGGGCCATTTCGGTTCTGGGCTCAGACCTTGAAACCATTGCAGACGCCCTCATGAACGGGCGATCCGGCATTGAAATTGATGAAAAACGGATCAAACTCGGCTTCGAAAGCCCGTTGACCGGGGTAATCAAAGATTTCAATCCCAAAGAATGGCTGGGCCGCAAGCAGCGCAAGACCATGCCCGATTTCGCGGTGCAGGCATACGCTGCTGCAAAGCAGGCCCTTAATCAATGCGGACTGACCGAAGAAGACCTGCACAATGATGAAAGCGGACTCATCTTCGGTTGCGATTCCAGCTGCATTGCCGCCCTTGATCAAGTGGAGTTGCTTAAGGAACGGGGCGAAACATCACTCATCGGCAGCGGCGCGGTTTTCCGTTCCATGACTTCCTGCGTAACCATGAATCTGAACACACTTTTCAAAACCCGTGGAGCGGCATGGACCATCAGTTCGGCCTGTTCCAGCGGCGGACATGCCGTGGGTCAGGCCGCAGGTCTCATTGCCATGGGACAGCAGGACCGGATTATTTGCGGCGGTGCGCAAGAACTTAACTGGCAATCCATGTGCAGCTTTGACGGGCTGGGAGCCTTCTCCACCGGCACCGAAAATCCCGCACAGGCCAGCCGCCCCTTTGACAAAAACCGTGACGGACTGGTGCCCAGCGGCGGTGCAGCAGCTATCATGCTGGAGCGTTACGATCTTGCTAAAGAACGCGGAGCCGACATTCTTGGCACAGTCAGCGGATACGGCTTTTCCTCGGATGGCGAGCATATTTCAGTTCCCGGCAGGAACGGACTGGCAAGGGCCGGAGCCAAAGCCATCAAACAGACCGGACTCACCCCGGCGGATATCGATTATATCTGCGCCCACGCCACAGCCACTCCGGCCGGTGACGGAGCAGAAGCCGCCAATATAAAAACTCTTTTCGGCGATAGCAGCCCACGCGTTTCATCCACCAAATCCATGACCGGACACGAACTATGGATGTCCGGGGCCAGCCAGGTGGTCTACACCACACTCATGAATCATTACGGCTTCACTGCGCCGAACATCAATTTCACGGCTGGCGACGAAGATACTTCCGGGCTGAATATCCTAACGGAAAAAGACAACCGTCCGCCGCAAAAAGCCCTGCTCAACTCCGCAGGTTTCGGCGGAACCAACTCCTGCCTTGTGCTTGAATTTTAA
- a CDS encoding NAD(P)/FAD-dependent oxidoreductase — protein sequence MHSYDQIVVGAGISGMTSALLLAKQGHKVALVEAFPLLGPTVRGFSRQGVHFETGIHLIGGMGDGDPLDIYFKHLGIGDDLVKIPFNEEGCDCFRFEKSKHEICLPYGFERVCQTLHQAFPAEKHAIDQYLKRIKTIFDSSSFLNFKLDFNLESAAHDETESLKNYLDSISNNQELKDLLSCHALLYGTPPEQAMLSTHALVAGSYFRSSHTIEGGGKALVDAYQKQLKAHEVDVFCNKKAVRINYDKDKNFKSLLLDDGTKLRGKICIWSAHPAAMLRCVEEGAFRPIFRRRINELQETVSALILFGIAETPIKALQGRNIYLWPESNYNEVLSGKTEMADNAIFLSAGQTLGRDGKQSVTAIMPYSFDKFSKWQDSKLTTRPQDYLDFKAEIMADFEKQVLARCPELRGQVEFIDAATPLTLRDYCHSPYGSMYGAAHTISQYNPLPATKIKGLLLAGQSIIAPGVMGAVISAYLTCGFICGHQKIHEELRCIYNA from the coding sequence ATGCATAGCTACGATCAAATAGTTGTGGGCGCGGGAATTTCAGGCATGACCTCAGCCCTGCTGCTGGCAAAACAGGGACATAAAGTCGCGCTGGTGGAAGCCTTTCCTCTGCTCGGACCGACAGTGCGCGGCTTCAGCAGACAAGGAGTGCATTTCGAAACCGGAATCCATCTCATCGGCGGAATGGGTGATGGCGATCCGCTGGATATTTATTTCAAACATCTGGGTATCGGGGATGATCTGGTTAAAATCCCTTTTAATGAAGAAGGCTGCGATTGCTTCCGCTTTGAGAAAAGTAAACACGAAATCTGCCTGCCATACGGTTTTGAGCGGGTTTGCCAGACCCTGCACCAAGCCTTTCCCGCTGAAAAGCATGCAATTGATCAATATCTAAAGCGGATCAAAACAATTTTCGACTCCTCATCTTTTCTTAATTTCAAGCTGGATTTCAATCTGGAATCAGCAGCCCATGATGAAACAGAATCCCTGAAAAATTACCTTGATTCCATCAGCAACAATCAGGAACTAAAAGACCTGCTCAGCTGTCACGCCCTGCTTTACGGCACCCCGCCGGAACAGGCCATGCTATCCACCCACGCCCTTGTAGCCGGGTCATATTTCCGCTCCTCGCACACCATTGAAGGCGGAGGCAAAGCACTTGTTGATGCATACCAAAAGCAACTTAAAGCACATGAGGTTGATGTTTTCTGCAACAAAAAAGCAGTACGCATCAATTACGACAAAGATAAAAATTTCAAAAGCTTGCTTTTAGATGATGGAACCAAACTGCGTGGCAAAATCTGCATCTGGTCCGCGCATCCGGCTGCCATGCTGCGTTGTGTAGAAGAAGGAGCATTCCGCCCGATTTTCCGACGCAGGATCAATGAATTGCAGGAAACCGTTTCCGCACTGATCCTTTTCGGAATTGCAGAAACTCCCATCAAAGCTCTGCAAGGCCGCAACATCTACCTCTGGCCGGAATCAAATTACAATGAAGTTCTTTCCGGCAAAACTGAAATGGCCGACAACGCCATATTCCTTTCAGCCGGGCAAACCCTTGGCCGGGACGGAAAGCAGAGTGTAACCGCCATCATGCCCTACAGCTTTGATAAATTCAGCAAGTGGCAGGATTCCAAACTGACGACCAGACCGCAGGACTATCTTGATTTCAAAGCCGAAATTATGGCCGATTTTGAAAAACAAGTCCTTGCCCGCTGCCCGGAACTACGCGGACAAGTTGAATTCATAGACGCTGCAACCCCGCTGACCCTACGCGATTACTGTCATTCCCCTTACGGCAGCATGTACGGAGCGGCGCACACTATTTCACAATACAATCCCCTTCCAGCGACTAAGATAAAAGGGTTGCTTTTGGCCGGACAGTCCATCATCGCACCGGGTGTCATGGGAGCGGTGATTTCCGCCTACTTGACCTGCGGATTCATCTGCGGACACCAAAAGATACATGAGGAATTGAGATGCATATACAACGCGTAG
- a CDS encoding beta-ketoacyl-[acyl-carrier-protein] synthase family protein — translation MHIQRVVITGMGVVSPLGSGVEELWNGLLEGRSGITRLDELDGIKGLRPRIGGRVPEVKIKSIPRKARRTMSNMSIFAALAALEAIEQAGMSEDILTGGRAGLSVGSTTGSSQALEQFFKLYLPENSLEAIRTTEFFKIMNHSAAANLAQFLGISGRVIAASAACSTGCQNIGLAAEAIAHGKQDVMLCGGTDELHPLTVGTFDIIEAASTSGEDDPTTASKPFDAKRDGIVCSEGAGILLLESYDHAKAREAEILAEISGFSSLCDSGNMASPSADAIARCMSETLNDAGISETDIDYVNAHATGTLQGDASEAQAVETLLGSTPPVSSLKGHLGHTMAASGAIETIATVRMMQENTIIPTANLTNPAEECSAINNALHLQTRPITYALKNNFALGGINTSLVLRRS, via the coding sequence ATGCATATACAACGCGTAGTCATCACCGGAATGGGTGTGGTTTCCCCGCTGGGCAGTGGAGTTGAAGAACTCTGGAACGGTCTGCTTGAAGGTCGTTCCGGGATTACCCGGCTGGACGAACTTGACGGTATTAAGGGCTTACGTCCGCGCATCGGCGGACGAGTCCCGGAGGTAAAAATCAAATCCATTCCCCGCAAAGCCCGCCGGACCATGTCCAACATGTCTATTTTCGCAGCCCTTGCCGCCCTTGAAGCCATCGAGCAGGCCGGGATGAGTGAAGACATTTTGACTGGAGGACGGGCCGGACTTTCCGTGGGTTCCACCACCGGAAGCTCACAGGCCCTTGAGCAATTCTTCAAGCTCTACCTGCCGGAAAACTCCCTTGAAGCCATCCGCACCACTGAATTTTTCAAAATCATGAACCACAGCGCAGCCGCCAACCTTGCCCAATTTCTGGGAATCAGCGGACGGGTGATTGCGGCCTCTGCTGCCTGCTCCACCGGATGCCAGAACATCGGCCTTGCAGCAGAAGCCATTGCTCACGGCAAGCAGGATGTCATGCTCTGCGGTGGTACGGACGAACTCCATCCCCTGACCGTGGGTACCTTCGACATTATCGAAGCGGCTTCCACTTCCGGCGAAGATGATCCAACCACAGCATCCAAGCCTTTTGACGCAAAGCGGGACGGCATCGTTTGCTCTGAGGGTGCGGGCATACTGCTGCTGGAAAGCTATGATCATGCCAAGGCTCGCGAGGCTGAAATTCTTGCCGAAATCAGCGGGTTTTCATCTCTGTGTGATAGCGGAAACATGGCTTCCCCCAGCGCGGATGCCATTGCACGTTGCATGTCCGAAACATTGAATGATGCCGGAATTTCCGAAACAGATATTGATTACGTGAATGCCCATGCCACCGGGACCTTACAGGGTGATGCATCTGAAGCGCAGGCAGTGGAAACCCTGCTCGGATCAACTCCCCCGGTAAGCAGCTTGAAAGGTCATCTGGGGCACACCATGGCTGCCAGCGGGGCCATTGAAACCATCGCCACAGTGCGCATGATGCAAGAAAATACTATCATTCCCACTGCAAATCTGACTAATCCTGCTGAAGAATGTTCTGCGATAAACAACGCCTTGCATTTGCAGACAAGACCAATTACATATGCGCTGAAAAATAATTTCGCCCTTGGCGGTATAAATACATCGCTGGTTTTGAGGAGATCATAA
- a CDS encoding acyl carrier protein, whose amino-acid sequence MTDEEIIKKINSALAEEFELELDEMVPEAVFKDDLDLDSLDAVDMVIVLEQEFGIKIKKDEAFKAIRTLGDLHNFILSKKSEAA is encoded by the coding sequence ATGACTGATGAAGAAATAATAAAAAAAATCAACTCCGCTCTGGCTGAGGAATTCGAGCTGGAACTGGACGAAATGGTCCCTGAAGCGGTCTTCAAAGACGACCTTGATCTCGACAGCCTTGATGCTGTGGACATGGTTATCGTTCTGGAGCAGGAATTCGGGATAAAAATCAAGAAAGACGAAGCCTTCAAGGCCATCCGCACCCTTGGGGATCTGCACAATTTTATTCTCAGCAAGAAATCTGAAGCAGCGTAA
- a CDS encoding 1-acyl-sn-glycerol-3-phosphate acyltransferase, producing the protein MPAFLKLIWINAGIYLSVILWTLIGVIISPLFYLFFTRILKWKKPETLRKMIWYYGWTSSKLMSLFVDIKWPKQRKLPPQCIIVTNHESFFDPYLVSFQPQRNICMAVRNWPFKIPFYGFYMRLAGYINVETDNLDAIIKQAESAKNDGATLMFFPEGTRSKDGRLNRFHSGPFHIAMQTGLPVVPLCMNGTHSMLPRGHMLIRPAKVRGKILPPIYPEQFENMHNAHIELRRAVKKTMVACIQEMNQEV; encoded by the coding sequence ATGCCCGCATTTCTCAAACTTATCTGGATCAACGCCGGGATTTATCTAAGCGTCATTCTCTGGACCCTTATCGGGGTCATCATTTCGCCGCTCTTCTACCTGTTCTTTACCCGTATCCTGAAATGGAAAAAGCCGGAAACCCTGCGAAAAATGATCTGGTACTACGGATGGACCAGCTCAAAATTGATGTCCCTGTTCGTTGACATTAAATGGCCGAAGCAGCGGAAGCTGCCACCCCAGTGCATCATCGTTACCAACCACGAATCCTTTTTCGATCCCTATCTGGTTTCCTTTCAGCCACAGCGCAACATCTGCATGGCCGTGCGCAACTGGCCGTTTAAAATCCCTTTTTACGGATTTTATATGCGTTTGGCTGGCTACATAAATGTTGAGACCGATAATCTGGATGCCATCATCAAGCAGGCTGAAAGTGCAAAAAATGACGGCGCCACACTCATGTTCTTTCCCGAAGGAACCCGGAGCAAAGACGGCAGGCTGAACCGCTTTCATTCCGGTCCTTTTCACATAGCCATGCAAACCGGGCTTCCGGTGGTTCCACTATGCATGAACGGTACACATAGCATGCTGCCACGCGGGCACATGCTCATCCGCCCTGCAAAGGTACGGGGCAAAATACTGCCTCCCATTTACCCGGAGCAGTTCGAAAACATGCACAATGCGCATATTGAATTGCGCCGAGCGGTCAAAAAAACTATGGTTGCCTGCATTCAGGAAATGAATCAGGAAGTGTAA
- a CDS encoding radical SAM protein, which translates to MNSNRCWGSPFTGPEIEDALKNKQLLTAELELSRVCDLRCIYCYASSGEKLNNELSFDEIIDAVKQCQNLGARKIIILGGGEPMLYPRIMDAIRYIHSLGLEIELFSNGTRITPEIAAELYSLKVEPVIKFNSLDPQVQDLLAGKKDAHKAIRQGLNNLLEAGYANGDVPMGAQTIICRQNCDEIPEMWRWLRTRKIIPYFETITDQGRAKDHVELALSPERIETLFNELSRIDREEFGVIWEPKPPVAAFSCKRHFYSCTITTTGEVIPCPGVDISAGNIRLDTLENIISQSEVFHNLRNIRQTVTGPCRTCELGDECYGCRGMAHHLNGDYLSSDPLCWRT; encoded by the coding sequence ATGAATTCCAACCGTTGCTGGGGCAGTCCCTTTACCGGGCCTGAAATTGAAGACGCCCTTAAGAATAAGCAACTGCTGACCGCAGAGCTTGAACTCAGCAGAGTTTGTGACCTGCGCTGCATCTATTGCTATGCCTCATCCGGGGAAAAGCTCAATAATGAGCTAAGCTTTGATGAGATCATCGACGCAGTTAAGCAGTGCCAAAACCTCGGCGCGCGCAAGATAATCATCCTCGGCGGGGGGGAGCCTATGCTCTACCCCCGCATTATGGATGCTATCCGTTATATTCACTCCTTGGGACTTGAAATAGAACTGTTCAGCAACGGAACCCGGATCACACCGGAAATCGCAGCTGAATTGTATTCACTTAAAGTAGAACCTGTGATCAAGTTTAACAGCCTTGATCCGCAGGTGCAGGATCTGCTGGCAGGTAAAAAGGATGCTCATAAGGCCATCCGCCAAGGACTAAATAACCTCCTTGAAGCTGGATATGCCAATGGCGATGTTCCCATGGGCGCGCAGACCATCATCTGCCGCCAGAATTGTGATGAAATCCCGGAAATGTGGCGCTGGCTACGCACCCGCAAAATCATCCCCTATTTCGAGACCATCACCGATCAGGGCCGAGCCAAGGATCATGTAGAACTGGCCCTTAGCCCGGAAAGAATCGAAACATTGTTCAACGAGCTTTCGCGCATTGACCGCGAAGAATTCGGGGTTATCTGGGAACCGAAGCCTCCGGTTGCTGCATTTTCCTGCAAACGCCATTTTTATTCCTGCACCATCACCACTACCGGAGAAGTTATTCCTTGTCCGGGGGTGGACATTTCTGCGGGCAATATCCGGCTTGATACACTTGAAAATATCATTTCGCAGAGTGAAGTATTCCACAATCTGCGCAATATCCGCCAGACCGTTACCGGGCCCTGCCGAACCTGTGAACTGGGCGATGAATGCTACGGCTGCAGGGGCATGGCCCATCACCTGAACGGTGATTACCTTTCATCCGACCCGCTCTGCTGGCGCACTTAA
- a CDS encoding 3-hydroxylacyl-ACP dehydratase, with protein MNLPAQAEKLLPHRGQMLLIDSVLTAEEGAGTAQADLSTQSISMGTDGNLLPPFYIELVAQAYAAVCGYHLQSLGQPVPEGYLVGVQKFQLTPEAANTNWTSNELLISVQTVGDFDGFAVVEGTVSREGKIMAEGRIKLFVPQDETMTELVAQAKAGENVASWQL; from the coding sequence ATGAACCTTCCCGCACAGGCTGAAAAACTGTTGCCCCATCGTGGGCAGATGTTGCTTATCGACAGTGTGCTCACTGCCGAAGAAGGAGCCGGAACCGCACAGGCTGATCTTTCCACGCAATCCATTTCCATGGGAACGGACGGCAACTTATTGCCTCCCTTTTACATAGAACTGGTGGCTCAAGCCTACGCTGCCGTATGCGGCTACCATCTCCAGTCCCTCGGCCAGCCAGTACCCGAAGGCTATCTCGTGGGAGTACAAAAATTTCAGCTAACCCCAGAAGCAGCCAACACAAACTGGACCAGCAACGAACTGCTGATAAGTGTCCAGACCGTTGGTGATTTTGATGGATTCGCAGTGGTGGAAGGCACGGTCAGCCGTGAAGGAAAAATTATGGCTGAGGGTAGAATCAAACTATTTGTGCCACAGGATGAAACCATGACCGAGCTTGTGGCGCAAGCCAAAGCCGGGGAGAATGTTGCCTCATGGCAGCTTTAA
- a CDS encoding outer membrane lipoprotein carrier protein LolA yields MAALKKALLLTFLLLLLSTGSVLADKQADFLEDLQARSKSISSISSDFTQQSHIALFADVIESKGKFCFARPDNLRWEYNQPFISGFLLKGQEGLKWDGAAEKPAPFNTETSPEMAIISEQILAWTTMNIPWLQSLYTIKVTNFSPAVMELTPKSSKAKQFLSLIRIFFSPEATHLEGIELHEPGGDYTKITFSNVLLNQNLAQDIFLKE; encoded by the coding sequence ATGGCAGCTTTAAAAAAAGCACTCCTGCTGACTTTTCTGCTGCTCCTGCTCTCAACGGGTAGTGTTTTAGCGGACAAACAGGCTGATTTTCTGGAAGACCTGCAAGCCCGCTCTAAATCCATCAGCAGCATCAGCAGCGATTTTACCCAGCAGAGCCACATCGCTCTTTTCGCTGATGTAATTGAATCAAAAGGTAAATTCTGCTTTGCCCGCCCGGACAATCTGCGCTGGGAATACAACCAGCCATTTATTTCCGGCTTCCTGCTCAAGGGGCAGGAAGGTTTAAAATGGGACGGTGCAGCTGAGAAACCCGCCCCGTTCAACACGGAAACTTCCCCGGAAATGGCTATCATTTCGGAACAGATTCTGGCTTGGACGACCATGAATATTCCGTGGCTGCAATCCCTGTACACCATAAAGGTCACCAATTTTTCCCCCGCAGTGATGGAGCTGACTCCCAAATCAAGCAAGGCAAAACAGTTCCTGAGTTTGATACGCATCTTTTTTTCCCCGGAAGCAACCCACCTTGAAGGCATTGAACTGCATGAACCGGGCGGAGATTACACAAAAATAACTTTTTCCAATGTGCTGCTTAATCAAAACTTAGCCCAAGACATCTTCTTGAAAGAATAA
- a CDS encoding transporter codes for MHPNKTHNPTIADRKTQFKSALILIVFLLFCAIPLLSVTFSEDISAMLPSGKDGEISRDFALLQKAPLSGKLLISIASENIKEEKLGQIADSMARKMDSPLLAIQDISDINPQSVIDFLLQNGPNLTTQNDLEKLQTHTDSKTIKTNLSDAKKLLISPAGLGMRAIVAADPLNLRSIYLQKIAPLQNLPRLKIQGGHYYVSGKNAVLLIAKSNIPITDSKNGARLLDRFQKIKQTVLKENHRPETDIAIEVLSGHCYTTANAAIIKQDILTVSIISFCALAILFFFAFRNKGALCVFLAPGIAIMAGLGTTAFVYREMSAIVIGFGAVLMGISIDFAVHTYFALAESPQDKAGALRRVSKPVLFGAATSCASFTALYISGIPGIKQLSIFSVAGIVAACMYALLFIPRLCNSFPVADKNKHSFQIKGNKTVTLCAALFILTASIAGAFSNNFDTELKNLGYISNEISNAEKHFQEKWGKMRAQSMLFASGKTMDEALHKNENAWADIKQNLAEIKAVSIAPALPAAATIANNQARWSHFWNTKIEQTELSVREFSEEIGFAPKAFGPAMNRISGAPPILNAQTFQSGPLGVVAEMFIPPSNIGEEKLLMTLLQDNEQVNEYYTPQKENELGVRLVSQSRFKSTLEHEMERDIIKFITCSGILVIVLIFGLFRNIRRAVLALFPAVFGVAVTFGLLGMLQIPLNIFHIVALPLVIGLGADYGIFMVFQEIRIPSLWTVKAVKISGLTTLAGFGVLVFAKHPSLHSLGSTVFIGITAALCCAVFVLPHLLRLEGDNHAQV; via the coding sequence ATGCATCCCAACAAGACGCATAACCCAACTATTGCAGACAGAAAAACTCAATTTAAAAGCGCGCTGATTCTGATCGTTTTTCTGCTATTCTGCGCCATTCCTCTGCTCTCAGTAACTTTCTCCGAAGACATCTCCGCCATGCTTCCCAGCGGGAAAGATGGCGAAATAAGCCGCGACTTTGCACTACTTCAGAAGGCCCCCCTTAGTGGGAAACTTCTCATATCAATTGCCAGCGAGAACATTAAAGAGGAAAAACTTGGGCAAATTGCCGACAGCATGGCCCGCAAAATGGACTCGCCGCTACTCGCAATTCAGGATATTTCAGACATTAACCCGCAAAGTGTGATCGATTTCCTGCTCCAAAACGGTCCGAACCTTACGACTCAAAATGATCTCGAAAAATTACAGACACACACAGACAGCAAAACAATAAAAACAAATTTAAGCGATGCAAAGAAGCTGCTCATTTCCCCGGCAGGACTTGGCATGCGAGCTATTGTAGCAGCAGATCCGCTTAATTTACGCTCAATATACCTTCAAAAGATTGCCCCGTTGCAGAACCTGCCCCGCTTAAAAATTCAGGGCGGGCACTATTATGTTTCGGGTAAAAATGCGGTTTTGCTCATTGCAAAATCAAACATTCCCATAACCGATTCCAAAAACGGAGCCAGACTTTTGGACCGTTTTCAAAAGATAAAACAGACCGTTTTGAAGGAAAACCACAGACCTGAAACGGACATTGCCATCGAAGTTTTGAGCGGCCATTGCTATACAACCGCTAATGCTGCGATCATTAAACAAGACATTCTGACCGTCTCCATTATTTCTTTCTGCGCACTGGCCATACTTTTTTTCTTTGCATTCCGAAACAAAGGAGCCTTATGCGTCTTTCTGGCCCCGGGCATAGCCATCATGGCCGGATTGGGGACAACGGCCTTTGTCTACCGGGAGATGTCCGCAATTGTTATCGGCTTCGGGGCGGTACTCATGGGCATTTCCATCGACTTTGCGGTGCACACCTACTTCGCCTTGGCCGAAAGCCCGCAAGATAAAGCCGGGGCGCTGCGCAGAGTCAGCAAACCCGTTCTTTTCGGAGCCGCAACCTCCTGCGCTTCTTTTACCGCCCTGTATATTTCCGGCATTCCGGGCATTAAACAGCTCTCAATTTTCTCCGTTGCCGGAATAGTCGCAGCCTGCATGTACGCCCTGTTGTTCATCCCCCGGCTCTGTAATTCATTTCCGGTTGCGGACAAAAACAAACATTCCTTTCAAATAAAAGGAAACAAAACAGTCACCCTTTGCGCTGCATTGTTCATACTTACAGCTTCAATTGCAGGTGCTTTCAGCAATAATTTTGATACCGAGCTTAAAAATCTTGGCTATATCTCAAACGAAATTTCCAATGCGGAAAAGCATTTTCAAGAAAAATGGGGCAAGATGCGCGCCCAATCCATGCTCTTTGCTTCCGGCAAAACCATGGACGAAGCCCTACATAAAAACGAAAATGCATGGGCAGACATCAAACAAAACCTTGCAGAGATCAAAGCAGTCAGCATTGCCCCGGCACTTCCCGCCGCAGCAACCATTGCAAATAACCAAGCCCGCTGGTCCCATTTCTGGAACACCAAAATAGAGCAAACAGAACTTTCGGTTCGAGAATTCAGCGAAGAAATAGGCTTTGCCCCCAAAGCATTCGGTCCGGCAATGAACCGTATTTCAGGCGCTCCTCCGATTCTTAATGCTCAAACATTTCAAAGCGGTCCTTTGGGAGTTGTTGCAGAAATGTTCATCCCTCCCAGTAATATAGGCGAAGAAAAGCTGCTCATGACTCTGCTTCAGGATAATGAGCAAGTGAATGAATATTACACGCCGCAAAAAGAAAATGAGCTTGGGGTGCGTCTTGTTTCGCAATCCCGTTTCAAATCCACGCTGGAACATGAAATGGAACGGGACATCATTAAATTCATCACCTGCTCCGGCATTCTGGTGATCGTGCTAATCTTCGGACTGTTCCGCAACATTCGCCGGGCAGTACTGGCCCTTTTCCCAGCGGTATTCGGTGTAGCTGTAACCTTCGGGCTACTGGGGATGCTGCAAATTCCGCTGAATATTTTTCACATCGTGGCTTTACCGCTTGTCATCGGCCTTGGAGCCGATTACGGAATATTCATGGTTTTTCAGGAAATAAGAATACCCTCACTATGGACCGTCAAAGCGGTCAAAATTTCTGGCCTGACCACGCTGGCGGGTTTCGGGGTTCTTGTTTTTGCCAAGCATCCTTCACTGCATTCACTTGGAAGTACGGTGTTCATTGGAATCACTGCGGCCCTGTGCTGTGCAGTTTTCGTGCTCCCGCATCTGCTGCGCTTAGAAGGGGATAACCATGCACAGGTTTAA